In Leptospiraceae bacterium, a genomic segment contains:
- a CDS encoding class I SAM-dependent methyltransferase — protein MNLFFTDNPISPTAFYTGFVWYENGFSHPVLKTFEGEFLYKLISPFDKAAALLSDGMSVESYLISRHCALDSLLEKYISEGFTQIIEVAAGLSPRPFIMANRHSGVEFIETDLPTMSAKKSLIFHKARLSLPNHKFYRVDITNSQGKDSLSELIEQLDKNKKTLLITEGLLHYLNHEILINVFENIYKFLNHFSEGVYLSDYFFSPESEKDRTFLNIFQFCLEAFVQGKVYFHYPSSSGLERDLKFSGFSEFRMFSPLEMPVCKQLNLRKGFAAIAEAKTKRLQE, from the coding sequence ATGAACTTATTTTTTACAGATAATCCTATTTCTCCTACAGCCTTTTATACCGGCTTTGTCTGGTATGAAAATGGATTTTCACACCCTGTTCTCAAAACCTTTGAAGGTGAATTTTTATATAAATTGATCTCTCCATTCGATAAAGCGGCTGCCCTGTTATCCGACGGAATGTCTGTAGAAAGCTATCTCATCAGCCGCCACTGTGCTTTAGATTCCCTGCTTGAAAAATATATTTCAGAGGGTTTTACTCAAATAATAGAAGTAGCTGCCGGACTTTCACCGAGACCTTTTATAATGGCAAACCGGCATTCCGGAGTCGAATTCATTGAAACAGATCTCCCCACAATGAGTGCCAAAAAAAGCCTGATCTTCCATAAAGCCAGATTGTCACTACCCAATCATAAATTTTATAGAGTAGATATAACAAATTCACAGGGAAAAGATAGTCTGAGTGAACTTATAGAGCAGCTTGATAAAAATAAGAAAACCCTTTTAATCACCGAAGGACTCCTGCACTACTTAAATCATGAAATTCTAATAAATGTTTTTGAAAATATTTATAAGTTTTTAAATCACTTTTCAGAAGGAGTTTATCTGAGTGATTACTTTTTTTCACCGGAATCGGAAAAAGATAGGACCTTTTTGAATATTTTTCAATTTTGTCTTGAAGCTTTTGTACAAGGAAAAGTTTATTTTCACTACCCTTCTTCATCCGGCTTAGAAAGAGATTTAAAATTTAGTGGGTTTTCTGAGTTCAGGATGTTCAGTCCCCTTGAAATGCCGGTTTGCAAGCAGTTAAACCTGAGAAAAGGCTTTGCAGCTATCGCGGAGGCCAAAACAAAGAGATTACAGGAATAA
- a CDS encoding adenylate/guanylate cyclase domain-containing protein codes for MKTLFSLLFLSFYLIFLSPSLFSETLQIQNGILSLDTWEPSIQTSITLNKNWEFYWGQFIPPTFVPPETIILKEIRTWSSIDKSREIEKFGFASYRLTLLIPERLYNTPLSLIVPAIQTSYRLYINSKLITEVGKVGSLPRDSIPHTLPRIIDFSPSERKIEILLHVSNFHYREGGIISPIILAKSDEAHLHHIKKISLDIFLFGSLFIMGLYHSILFFIRRKETFPLYFALFSMIVGFRLLFNGEQFIQILIPSLSWNIIQKISYLSFYLSLLIFIHYLQGLFRIEFLLLQIFRRLLYSIGYIIVFITLFTSVSFFSELLVFMHIYTIIIILYTYYLMIIALKKKEKGIRTFFLYSLLFSLSIINDILNSHGILQTGTYANYGLIAFIYSQTYFLSFRLSMAFNASENSSLDFQNLSQAYSKFIPERIFAFFPKNKISSLQLGEKAEKEMNILIVDIRSFKKLSKTMSIEENFKFINSYLGRISPYIYNYNGFVDTFIGDDLIAFFSSAENALLAAIDIQTEIRIYNHYRMKSGYEPIQVGIGIHYGSFMLGLLGYEKRIEGTLISEALNFTIELQTLAKLYNSHTLISQTAFSQIPNHNLYKHRLVDRLVQEGKEAILVYEIYNGISPYLIELKEAGKEYFNKGIEAYFKKDYKIAIQEFMKAFQISPGCDLTKVYLKKCQEKLGIKNWSEI; via the coding sequence ATGAAAACTTTGTTTTCTTTGCTTTTCTTAAGCTTTTATCTAATATTCTTATCTCCTTCGCTCTTTAGTGAGACTTTGCAAATACAGAATGGAATTCTTTCCCTCGATACCTGGGAACCATCAATACAAACAAGCATTACCCTGAATAAAAATTGGGAATTTTACTGGGGACAATTTATACCTCCGACTTTTGTACCTCCGGAAACTATTATCCTGAAGGAGATTCGGACCTGGAGTTCAATAGACAAAAGCAGAGAGATAGAAAAATTTGGTTTTGCATCCTATCGTTTAACACTCCTCATACCTGAAAGATTATATAATACCCCATTATCTCTAATTGTCCCGGCTATCCAAACTTCGTATCGATTATATATTAATTCTAAGCTAATAACTGAAGTTGGAAAAGTGGGAAGTCTTCCCCGTGATAGTATTCCGCACACCCTTCCCCGGATAATAGACTTTAGTCCTTCTGAAAGAAAAATTGAAATACTACTTCATGTATCGAACTTTCATTATAGGGAAGGTGGTATCATTTCCCCGATAATTCTTGCAAAATCAGATGAAGCCCATCTGCATCATATAAAAAAAATCTCTCTTGATATATTTTTATTCGGAAGTTTATTTATAATGGGTTTATACCACTCTATATTATTCTTTATCCGTAGAAAGGAAACTTTCCCTCTTTATTTTGCTTTATTTTCAATGATAGTAGGATTTCGTCTTTTATTTAATGGAGAACAATTTATACAAATTCTAATTCCATCTCTTTCATGGAACATTATTCAAAAGATCAGCTACTTGAGTTTCTACCTATCACTTCTAATTTTTATTCATTATCTACAGGGCTTATTTAGAATAGAATTTTTACTATTACAAATATTTAGAAGACTACTCTATAGTATTGGATATATAATTGTATTCATTACCCTGTTTACTTCTGTAAGTTTTTTTAGTGAATTATTAGTATTTATGCATATTTATACAATTATTATCATTCTCTATACTTATTACCTCATGATTATAGCTTTAAAGAAAAAAGAAAAAGGTATCCGAACTTTTTTCCTGTATTCATTACTTTTCAGCTTAAGCATTATTAACGATATTTTAAATAGCCACGGTATTCTCCAAACAGGCACTTATGCCAATTACGGACTTATTGCATTTATCTACAGCCAGACGTATTTTTTATCTTTCAGGCTTTCTATGGCTTTTAATGCAAGTGAGAACTCAAGCTTGGACTTTCAAAACTTAAGTCAGGCATATAGCAAGTTTATTCCGGAACGAATTTTTGCTTTTTTCCCAAAAAATAAGATCTCAAGTTTACAACTTGGCGAAAAAGCTGAAAAAGAAATGAACATCTTAATAGTAGATATTCGTTCCTTTAAAAAATTATCAAAGACAATGTCTATTGAAGAAAATTTTAAATTTATAAACTCCTACCTCGGTAGAATAAGTCCTTACATCTATAATTATAATGGTTTTGTCGATACATTTATCGGAGATGATTTGATTGCCTTCTTTTCTTCGGCAGAAAACGCTCTTTTGGCTGCTATTGATATACAAACAGAAATCAGAATCTATAACCATTATCGAATGAAAAGTGGATATGAGCCGATTCAAGTAGGTATTGGAATACATTATGGTTCGTTTATGCTCGGTTTACTCGGATATGAAAAGCGTATTGAAGGAACACTTATTAGTGAAGCTTTAAATTTTACTATTGAATTACAAACCCTGGCAAAGCTGTATAATTCCCATACCTTGATAAGCCAAACAGCTTTTTCTCAGATACCAAATCATAACCTTTATAAACACAGGCTTGTAGATCGATTGGTTCAGGAAGGAAAAGAAGCTATATTAGTTTACGAAATATATAACGGCATATCTCCTTATTTAATCGAGTTAAAGGAAGCGGGAAAAGAATACTTTAATAAGGGTATTGAAGCTTATTTTAAAAAAGACTATAAAATTGCTATACAGGAATTCATGAAAGCTTTCCAAATCTCTCCCGGTTGCGATTTAACAAAAGTATATCTGAAAAAATGCCAGGAGAAACTTGGGATTAAAAATTGGTCGGAAATATAG
- a CDS encoding STAS domain-containing protein translates to MQFEKIDKGETCVLILHENIEFYGGLNLKKALDEILKEKYKHIIIEMEKVIKIDSFGLGMLLTEYHTLKKEGAKLSFVKVNEKVEVLLKKLLRIDVSNFFPSIEEALQRTS, encoded by the coding sequence ATGCAATTTGAAAAAATTGATAAAGGTGAAACTTGCGTGTTAATTCTGCACGAGAATATTGAATTTTATGGCGGCCTCAACCTGAAAAAAGCCCTGGATGAAATTCTCAAAGAGAAATATAAGCATATCATTATTGAAATGGAAAAAGTAATTAAGATTGATTCTTTCGGTCTGGGTATGCTTCTAACAGAATATCATACATTGAAAAAAGAAGGAGCCAAATTAAGTTTTGTAAAAGTAAATGAAAAAGTTGAAGTTCTTCTAAAAAAACTGTTAAGAATTGATGTATCAAATTTCTTTCCGAGCATTGAAGAGGCACTTCAAAGAACATCCTAA
- a CDS encoding co-chaperone GroES has protein sequence MAIKPLGDRVLIEPKTESAEKIGSLYVPDTAKEKPQEGKVVEVGSGRYEDGKLVPLEVKVGDSVLYGKYSGTEIKQGGKEYLIVRESDILAIVK, from the coding sequence ATGGCTATTAAACCACTTGGTGACAGAGTTCTGATTGAACCAAAAACTGAGTCCGCAGAAAAGATTGGAAGCCTTTACGTTCCTGATACAGCAAAAGAAAAACCTCAGGAAGGAAAGGTAGTTGAGGTTGGTTCCGGAAGATACGAAGACGGAAAACTTGTCCCTCTCGAAGTAAAAGTTGGGGATTCTGTTCTTTATGGAAAATACTCCGGCACCGAAATCAAACAGGGTGGAAAAGAGTATTTAATCGTAAGAGAAAGCGACATTTTAGCTATAGTAAAATAA
- a CDS encoding EcsC family protein has translation MEEKKEEILVLPEEEGAFRKALDFLYEKAVEGAGGLDGADTLAKQYLAKEGSLEDQVDSLILWQSMKSGGIGFLTGMGGIASLPLAIPSSLLSTLFIQMQMVAAIAIMGGEDPSKNRVKSFVFLCLLGNSAKDLVRELGINVSKKLATEGIKRVSSSFIQAINQKVGFRLLTKFGEKGLINLSRLIPIAGGLVAGGIDGFSTKGVGEVAKRVFILKNLEEENPEELPIPIVPEKP, from the coding sequence ATGGAAGAGAAAAAGGAAGAGATACTTGTTCTCCCGGAAGAAGAAGGTGCCTTTCGAAAAGCTCTTGATTTCCTTTATGAAAAGGCTGTTGAAGGCGCCGGAGGTCTGGATGGAGCTGATACTTTAGCCAAACAATATCTGGCAAAAGAAGGAAGTCTTGAAGATCAGGTAGATAGCCTTATTCTCTGGCAATCCATGAAATCCGGTGGTATTGGTTTTTTAACCGGAATGGGTGGAATAGCCAGCCTGCCACTTGCCATTCCCTCCAGTCTTCTTTCCACCCTTTTCATCCAGATGCAAATGGTTGCGGCTATTGCAATTATGGGAGGAGAGGATCCCTCTAAAAACAGGGTAAAAAGCTTTGTGTTTCTCTGCCTCTTAGGAAATTCAGCCAAAGATTTAGTTAGAGAATTGGGAATTAATGTAAGTAAGAAATTGGCGACAGAAGGAATTAAGCGTGTTTCCTCCTCTTTTATCCAGGCTATCAATCAGAAAGTTGGATTCCGACTTCTGACAAAGTTCGGAGAAAAAGGGCTGATTAATCTTTCCCGCTTAATTCCTATTGCCGGCGGACTGGTAGCAGGCGGCATCGATGGTTTTTCCACAAAAGGCGTGGGAGAAGTTGCTAAACGAGTTTTCATTTTAAAAAATCTGGAGGAAGAGAACCCGGAGGAACTTCCAATACCCATTGTTCCAGAAAAGCCTTGA
- the bioD gene encoding dethiobiotin synthase, producing MAIWIAGTGTDVGKTIFSTLVMIKYAREYSLFYWKPVQAGEEEKDLETIRNLSSLPDLYFIKELYTLQKPASPHLSAELEGKFISKETILSACEIHKKSNVLVEMAGGLMVPLNRSCLFLDIIEEIKEPLILLADPGLGTINHSLLSIETLRKRNIPVIGFFFSGKYSPLMEDNAEVIETFSSVPFLGSACLPEDFSPQSLYTFAENEFDKDKKLIEVLKNYLSNGQGFSQ from the coding sequence ATGGCTATCTGGATTGCGGGCACAGGAACGGACGTAGGAAAAACAATTTTTAGTACCCTCGTCATGATTAAATACGCCAGAGAATATTCCCTTTTTTATTGGAAGCCGGTGCAGGCCGGTGAAGAAGAAAAGGATCTGGAAACCATTCGAAACCTATCTTCTCTTCCCGACTTATATTTTATCAAAGAACTGTATACTTTGCAAAAACCTGCCTCACCTCACCTTTCCGCAGAATTAGAAGGAAAATTTATTTCTAAAGAAACCATTCTTTCCGCCTGCGAGATTCATAAAAAATCCAATGTCCTGGTAGAAATGGCAGGTGGTCTGATGGTTCCCCTGAACCGCTCCTGCTTGTTTTTAGATATTATAGAAGAAATAAAAGAACCCCTGATTCTACTTGCAGATCCTGGACTGGGAACGATTAACCATAGCCTTTTATCTATCGAAACCTTGCGAAAGAGAAATATTCCCGTAATTGGATTTTTCTTTTCCGGAAAATATTCCCCTCTCATGGAAGATAATGCAGAAGTAATCGAAACCTTTTCTTCGGTTCCCTTCTTAGGTTCTGCCTGCCTGCCGGAAGATTTCTCTCCGCAAAGTCTCTACACTTTTGCGGAAAATGAGTTCGATAAAGATAAAAAACTTATAGAAGTTCTAAAAAACTATCTATCGAATGGGCAAGGTTTTTCTCAGTAA
- the groL gene encoding chaperonin GroEL (60 kDa chaperone family; promotes refolding of misfolded polypeptides especially under stressful conditions; forms two stacked rings of heptamers to form a barrel-shaped 14mer; ends can be capped by GroES; misfolded proteins enter the barrel where they are refolded when GroES binds) yields MPKSIEYNEDARRKLLAGVNKLANAVKVTLGPKGRNVVIDKKFGAPTITKDGVTVAKEIELEDALENMGAQMVKEVSTKTNDTAGDGTTTATILAQSIINEGLKNVTSGANPMELKHGIDKAVEKAVEFIKNQAVKIDSKKDIANVATISANNDPEIGNLIADAMDKVGKDGVITVEEAKSIETTLDVVEGMQFDRGYVSPYMATDPESMIATINDPFILIHDKKISSMKDLLPVLEKVAQSGKPLLIIAEEIEGEALATIVVNTLRKTISCVAVKAPGFGDRRKAMLEDIAVLTGGQVISEDLGLKLENTTVAALGRANKVVVDKENTTIIEGKGKDADIKARIAQIKKQIEETTSDYDREKLQERLAKLAGGVAVINVGAATEVEMKEKKARVEDALSATRSAVEEGIVAGGGLTLLRAQKAVEGLKLVGDEETGARIILKALESPIRHITNNAGLEGSVVVEEAKKRSGNEGFNALTMVWEDLIKAGVVDPAKVVRSALQNAASIGSMILTTEVTITDMPEKEGAGAGAAAGMGGMGGMGGMGGMM; encoded by the coding sequence ATGCCTAAAAGTATAGAATACAACGAAGACGCAAGAAGAAAGCTCCTTGCCGGTGTAAACAAACTGGCGAATGCAGTAAAAGTTACACTCGGTCCTAAGGGAAGAAACGTAGTAATTGATAAAAAATTTGGTGCTCCGACTATTACCAAAGACGGTGTTACTGTTGCAAAAGAAATCGAATTAGAAGATGCTCTGGAAAATATGGGAGCACAAATGGTAAAAGAAGTATCTACCAAAACCAATGATACAGCCGGTGATGGTACTACAACTGCTACTATTTTAGCTCAGTCTATCATTAATGAAGGCCTTAAAAACGTAACTTCCGGTGCAAATCCTATGGAATTAAAGCACGGGATTGATAAAGCTGTTGAAAAAGCGGTTGAGTTTATTAAAAACCAGGCAGTGAAAATTGATAGCAAGAAAGATATAGCTAACGTAGCTACTATTTCTGCTAACAATGACCCGGAAATCGGAAACCTGATTGCTGATGCAATGGACAAAGTAGGTAAAGACGGAGTTATCACTGTTGAAGAAGCTAAATCGATCGAAACTACACTGGATGTAGTAGAAGGTATGCAATTTGACAGAGGTTATGTTTCTCCTTATATGGCAACTGACCCAGAAAGCATGATTGCCACTATAAATGATCCCTTTATCCTGATCCACGACAAGAAAATTTCTTCTATGAAAGACCTTCTTCCGGTTCTGGAAAAAGTGGCTCAAAGTGGTAAACCTCTTCTTATTATTGCTGAAGAAATTGAAGGTGAAGCTCTTGCAACTATCGTTGTAAACACTCTTCGTAAAACCATCAGCTGTGTGGCTGTTAAGGCTCCGGGCTTTGGTGACAGAAGAAAAGCTATGCTCGAAGACATCGCCGTTCTTACAGGTGGCCAGGTGATCTCCGAAGACCTCGGTCTTAAATTAGAAAATACTACTGTTGCAGCTTTAGGTCGTGCTAATAAAGTAGTTGTAGACAAAGAAAATACAACTATTATCGAAGGCAAAGGCAAAGATGCTGACATCAAAGCAAGAATTGCTCAAATTAAAAAGCAGATCGAAGAAACTACTTCTGACTACGATAGAGAAAAATTACAGGAAAGGTTAGCTAAGTTAGCTGGTGGTGTGGCTGTAATTAACGTAGGTGCTGCAACTGAAGTAGAAATGAAAGAGAAAAAAGCTCGTGTAGAAGATGCTCTTTCTGCAACTCGTTCAGCTGTAGAAGAAGGTATCGTTGCCGGTGGGGGCTTAACCCTTTTAAGAGCTCAAAAAGCTGTTGAAGGTCTGAAACTTGTTGGCGATGAAGAAACCGGAGCCAGAATCATTCTGAAAGCTTTAGAATCTCCTATCAGACACATTACTAACAACGCAGGACTTGAAGGTTCTGTAGTAGTAGAAGAAGCTAAGAAAAGAAGTGGAAACGAAGGTTTTAACGCTCTGACTATGGTTTGGGAAGACCTCATCAAAGCCGGTGTGGTTGACCCTGCTAAAGTTGTAAGAAGTGCTCTTCAAAACGCTGCTTCTATTGGTTCTATGATTTTAACTACCGAAGTAACTATCACCGACATGCCGGAAAAAGAAGGCGCCGGTGCAGGTGCTGCTGCCGGAATGGGTGGCATGGGCGGAATGGGAGGCATGGGTGGAATGATGTAA
- a CDS encoding TerB family tellurite resistance protein, translated as MKLFSKFKAFFDRASVRFWKEDEKRALLKLVHEVYNADSNFSDIEKEEFRKQLEDFSLEPNSVIFFNFENAVNLLKEDDDKKKVTMEWLIEAVFCDGDYTGNEEEFVKRVLKAFELPDEFLEKNIKKYKS; from the coding sequence ATGAAACTTTTCAGTAAATTCAAAGCATTTTTTGATAGGGCCTCTGTTCGTTTTTGGAAAGAAGATGAAAAAAGGGCTCTCTTAAAGCTGGTTCATGAAGTTTATAATGCGGACAGCAATTTCTCAGATATTGAAAAAGAAGAATTCAGAAAGCAATTGGAAGATTTTAGTCTTGAACCCAATTCGGTAATATTCTTTAACTTTGAAAATGCAGTTAACCTTTTAAAAGAAGATGATGATAAGAAGAAAGTTACGATGGAATGGTTAATTGAAGCCGTATTCTGCGATGGAGATTATACAGGGAATGAAGAAGAATTCGTTAAAAGGGTGCTGAAAGCTTTTGAACTTCCTGATGAATTTCTTGAAAAAAATATAAAGAAATACAAGTCTTAA
- a CDS encoding (2Fe-2S)-binding protein — protein MRVRNVCVCKAVSEKDIIAAVESGVKDLRELSFRTGAATACGSCSSSIRAIINRELTKKNEA, from the coding sequence ATGAGGGTTCGCAATGTCTGCGTTTGCAAAGCGGTTAGTGAAAAAGATATTATTGCTGCTGTAGAAAGTGGTGTAAAAGATTTACGGGAGCTTTCTTTTCGCACCGGTGCCGCAACAGCCTGCGGCTCCTGCTCCTCTTCCATTCGAGCAATAATAAACCGAGAACTAACAAAAAAGAATGAAGCCTGA
- a CDS encoding transporter substrate-binding domain-containing protein, whose amino-acid sequence MKTKLFQAIFLILLSFLTTSLYAEEIKVGISGSEPFRIMDKNEVSGISFDIWKNVASKANLQYKVTVFDSVGELLAAVKENKVDVGVGSISITADRSEVLAFTQPYYISGKGILTRESSASVWDFIKPFFQETFFYGIASLLLVLFIVGNFVWLAERHHNQSVSESYLTGVGSCMWFAIVTFTTVGYGDITPKTKTGRVVTGIWMIVALLTASSLTAGIASSFTLFELKHALIDSPSSLKGRKVAAIKSTTGAEFAKRYGAILTEVKTLKDGVKLLKETEVDAVISDYPIIKYYLSKNEEKGFRAIEVFEEREHYGFCTNPKNPLIRTVNRYILETIEEGTIKNILKKWKVE is encoded by the coding sequence ATGAAAACGAAACTCTTTCAAGCGATCTTTTTGATTCTTTTATCATTTTTGACCACTTCCTTATACGCCGAGGAAATAAAAGTTGGAATAAGTGGTTCTGAACCTTTTCGAATTATGGATAAGAATGAAGTTAGCGGTATAAGTTTTGATATCTGGAAAAATGTAGCTTCAAAGGCTAATCTTCAATACAAAGTCACAGTATTTGATTCAGTAGGAGAACTACTTGCAGCTGTCAAAGAAAATAAAGTTGATGTGGGAGTTGGCTCCATAAGTATTACCGCAGATAGATCGGAAGTCCTGGCTTTCACCCAGCCTTATTACATCAGTGGTAAGGGAATTCTGACACGGGAGAGTAGTGCTTCCGTTTGGGATTTTATAAAGCCTTTTTTTCAGGAGACTTTCTTTTACGGAATTGCTTCTTTACTGCTTGTTTTGTTTATTGTTGGGAATTTCGTCTGGTTAGCTGAAAGGCACCATAACCAGTCAGTTTCTGAAAGTTATCTTACCGGCGTTGGAAGCTGTATGTGGTTTGCTATTGTTACTTTTACTACGGTAGGTTATGGAGATATTACTCCCAAGACTAAAACCGGAAGAGTAGTTACCGGTATATGGATGATTGTTGCCTTACTGACTGCCTCTTCTTTAACAGCCGGAATTGCATCAAGCTTTACCTTATTTGAGTTAAAACATGCTTTAATTGATTCTCCTTCTTCCTTGAAGGGAAGGAAAGTCGCTGCTATAAAAAGTACGACAGGTGCTGAATTTGCTAAAAGATACGGGGCTATTTTAACAGAAGTAAAAACTCTAAAGGATGGAGTGAAACTTTTAAAGGAAACCGAGGTTGATGCAGTTATTTCGGATTATCCTATCATTAAATATTATTTGTCGAAAAATGAAGAGAAGGGATTTCGAGCGATTGAAGTTTTTGAAGAAAGGGAACACTATGGTTTTTGTACCAATCCTAAAAATCCTTTAATCAGAACCGTTAACCGGTATATTTTGGAAACCATAGAAGAAGGTACAATAAAAAATATCTTGAAAAAGTGGAAAGTAGAGTAA
- a CDS encoding ABC transporter ATP-binding protein, which produces MSIVNIQNLHKSYYTQEKGIQILSDLNMQVGESEIVSVEGASGVGKSTLLNILGAMDSYDEGKVEVCSEDLSRLSEKQKEKFRAEKIAFIFQRHLLLPDFTALENVMIPLLINKVSRSKAKQEAAEMLGRVGLGDRMESFPSQLSGGESARVGVARALVGRKQLVLADEPTGNLDKETSKNLMNLILSLQKEFSFSMVIVTHDMEVAGMAGRRNKIINGKLFPIES; this is translated from the coding sequence ATGAGTATCGTTAATATACAAAATTTACATAAATCCTATTATACTCAGGAGAAGGGGATACAGATTTTATCCGATTTGAACATGCAGGTGGGAGAATCCGAGATAGTATCTGTGGAGGGAGCCTCCGGTGTTGGTAAATCTACCCTTTTAAATATTCTCGGAGCAATGGATAGTTATGATGAGGGAAAGGTTGAAGTTTGCTCGGAGGACCTTTCCAGGCTCTCTGAAAAGCAAAAAGAGAAGTTTCGAGCTGAAAAGATTGCATTTATTTTCCAGAGGCATCTTCTTTTACCCGATTTTACGGCTCTCGAAAATGTTATGATTCCTCTGCTGATAAACAAGGTTTCAAGGTCAAAAGCGAAACAGGAAGCAGCAGAGATGCTGGGAAGAGTAGGTCTGGGAGATAGGATGGAAAGCTTTCCTTCCCAATTATCGGGAGGAGAAAGTGCGAGAGTAGGCGTTGCCCGAGCTCTGGTGGGGCGTAAGCAGTTGGTTTTGGCCGACGAACCTACCGGGAATCTTGATAAAGAGACCTCAAAGAATCTGATGAACCTGATTTTGTCCTTACAAAAAGAGTTTTCTTTTTCCATGGTGATTGTTACCCACGATATGGAGGTTGCCGGCATGGCCGGTCGTCGCAATAAAATCATCAATGGAAAACTATTTCCTATCGAGTCTTAA
- a CDS encoding MFS transporter, with protein sequence MMEKKRAPLREIFGWCMFDFANSSYTTVIISVSYCIIFSEIIVPSGDDPKNPHSYGNFLWAVALAISYVLVMLTGPVFGAITDFSAKKKLFLFLSYIFCVISTSLLWLAEKPGEIWLPFVLIIVSNFMFASSENFASSFLPSLGPKEELGKISGYAWGIGYFGGILSLLFVMKFSGEIKPENYQNLRLVGPLTAFFFMLSGIPTFLLLKEHPVAVKPDANISFIRAGFHRIRDTLYSIKDFRDMMIYLISLFFAMAALGVVISFAFIYGSQEIKIGEFHKQVMFILIQVTAALGAFLFGILQDKLGAKRTFNLTLILWILGLLCIYWIQALTNLLHSMGLKVDVQWVFVSLTALSGMGLGATQSASRAIVGLLSPESKSGEFFGLWGLSGKLAVAFGLFIVAYLQTIIDLRNSFLVVALFFFISFVLTFWIDEKRGLEVARNYKELDV encoded by the coding sequence TTGATGGAAAAAAAAAGAGCTCCTCTCAGGGAAATTTTTGGCTGGTGTATGTTTGACTTTGCGAACTCATCCTATACAACCGTTATTATCAGTGTTAGTTACTGTATCATTTTTAGTGAAATTATTGTTCCTTCCGGGGATGACCCCAAAAACCCCCATAGTTATGGAAATTTTCTCTGGGCAGTTGCCCTGGCAATTTCCTATGTACTCGTAATGCTTACTGGTCCGGTTTTTGGTGCCATTACTGATTTTTCTGCCAAGAAGAAGCTTTTTTTATTTCTAAGTTATATCTTCTGCGTGATTTCTACCTCCTTACTCTGGTTGGCCGAGAAGCCCGGAGAAATCTGGTTACCTTTCGTATTGATTATTGTTTCTAACTTTATGTTTGCTTCCAGCGAAAACTTTGCTTCCTCCTTTTTACCTTCTCTCGGCCCCAAAGAAGAATTAGGAAAAATTTCGGGCTACGCCTGGGGAATTGGTTATTTCGGTGGAATTTTAAGTCTTCTTTTCGTAATGAAATTTAGCGGAGAAATTAAACCGGAGAACTATCAGAATCTTCGTCTCGTCGGACCTTTAACTGCATTTTTTTTCATGCTTTCGGGTATTCCGACCTTTCTACTCCTGAAAGAGCACCCGGTAGCCGTAAAACCGGATGCAAATATTTCTTTCATTCGAGCCGGTTTTCATCGTATTCGAGATACCCTTTATTCGATTAAGGATTTTCGGGATATGATGATATATCTTATTTCTCTTTTCTTTGCAATGGCAGCACTGGGGGTTGTCATAAGCTTTGCTTTCATCTATGGTTCCCAGGAAATAAAAATAGGGGAATTCCATAAGCAGGTTATGTTTATCCTTATCCAGGTAACAGCAGCTTTAGGTGCTTTTCTCTTCGGCATTTTGCAGGATAAGTTGGGAGCCAAGCGAACCTTTAACCTTACCCTTATCCTCTGGATTTTGGGTCTACTCTGCATCTATTGGATTCAGGCTCTGACGAATTTACTTCATTCTATGGGACTAAAGGTGGACGTACAATGGGTTTTTGTGAGTCTAACAGCACTTTCCGGTATGGGACTCGGTGCTACCCAGTCTGCCAGTCGGGCTATTGTAGGGCTTCTTTCTCCCGAATCTAAGTCCGGAGAGTTTTTTGGACTCTGGGGACTCTCTGGAAAGTTAGCTGTAGCCTTCGGCCTCTTTATTGTGGCTTATTTGCAAACAATTATTGATTTACGAAATTCTTTTCTGGTCGTGGCTTTATTTTTCTTCATTTCATTCGTCCTAACCTTCTGGATAGATGAAAAAAGAGGTTTAGAAGTTGCCCGCAACTACAAGGAGTTGGATGTATGA